The proteins below are encoded in one region of Nitrososphaerales archaeon:
- a CDS encoding dual specificity protein phosphatase 23, which translates to MSAPGNLWRKIYGAIAKKPTNFSWVIESTLAGSGMPTSREELNWVRENGIRAVLTLTEEPLPEEWLDGIDYLHVPTINGAAPDIGDIDRAVNFIDRNLKNNRATMVHCAAGKGRTGTILVAYMMKFRNMDVRQAMESVRNKRPGSVENGSQEIALSLFEKYLRNKL; encoded by the coding sequence AGCGATTGCAAAAAAACCTACGAACTTCTCGTGGGTTATTGAGAGCACGCTTGCAGGTAGCGGAATGCCTACTTCTAGGGAGGAACTTAACTGGGTTAGGGAGAATGGCATCAGAGCTGTTCTAACATTGACAGAGGAGCCATTGCCCGAAGAGTGGTTAGATGGCATTGATTACTTGCATGTTCCGACCATTAACGGCGCAGCGCCAGATATAGGAGATATCGATAGAGCAGTAAACTTCATAGACAGAAATTTGAAAAACAACAGAGCGACCATGGTTCACTGTGCAGCTGGTAAGGGTCGCACTGGCACGATACTTGTAGCTTACATGATGAAGTTCAGGAATATGGATGTAAGGCAGGCGATGGAAAGTGTAAGAAACAAACGACCCGGTTCTGTAGAAAATGGTTCGCAGGAGATAGCGTTATCTCTTTTTGAAAAATATTTGAGAAACAAGTTATAG